The Ailuropoda melanoleuca isolate Jingjing chromosome 9, ASM200744v2, whole genome shotgun sequence genome includes a region encoding these proteins:
- the LOC100473028 gene encoding LOW QUALITY PROTEIN: cytochrome P450 1A1-like (The sequence of the model RefSeq protein was modified relative to this genomic sequence to represent the inferred CDS: deleted 1 base in 1 codon): MAVYLSSCHPENSALMMFSVFRLSIPISATELLLASAVFCLVLWVVRAWQPRVPKGLKNPPGPWGWPLLGNVLTLGKSPHLALSRLSQRYGDVLQIHIGSTPVLVLSGLDTIRQALVRQGDDFKGRPDLYSFTLVTDGQSMTFNPDSGPVWAARRRLAQNALKSFSMASTRRDPASASSCYLEEHVSKEAGALLSRLQEQMAEDGHFEPYRYVVMSVANVVCAMCFGKRYDHDDQELLSLVNLSNEFGEAVASGSPVDFFPILRYLPNPGLDAFKDLNKRFYGFMQKLVKEHYKTFEKGHIRDITDSLIEHCQDKRLDENANIQLSDEKIVNVVLDIFGAGFDTVTTAISWSLLYLVTSPNVQKKIQEELDTVIGRTRWPRLSDRPQLPYMEAFILEVFRHASFVPFTIPHSTTRDTSLSGFYIPKGRCVFVNQWQINHDQKLWGDPSEFRPERFLTLDGTINKALSEKVILFGMGKRKCIGETIARLEVFLFLAILLQQVEFSVPQGTKVDMTPTYGLTMKHARCEHFQVRVRA, encoded by the exons ATGGCTGTATACTTAAG CAGCTGCCATCCAGAGAACTCTGCGCTGATGATGTTCTCTGTGTTCAGACTCTCCATCCCCATCTCAGCCACCGAGCTCCTCCTGGCCTCGGCCGTCTTCTGCCTGGTGCTCTGGGTGGTCAGGGCCTGGCAGCCTCGGGTTCCCAAAGGCCTGAAGAATCCCCcggggccctggggctggcccCTGCTGGGGAACGTGCTGACCTTGGGGAAGAGCCCGCATCTGGCGCTGTCGAGGCTGAGCCAGCGTTATGGGGACGTGCTGCAAATCCACATCGGCTCGACGCCCGTGCTGGTACTCAGCGGCCTGGACACCATCCGGCAGGCCCTGGTGCGGCAGGGTGATGATTTCAAGGGCCGGCCCGACCTTTACAGCTTCACTCTGGTCACAGATGGCCAAAGCATGACCTTCAACCCAGACTCTGGACCAGTGTGGGCTGCCCGCAGGCGCCTGGCCCAGAACGCCCTGAAGAGTTTCTCCATGGCCTCA ACCCGGCGNGACCCGGCATCCGCGTCCTCCTGCTACCTGGAAGAGCACGTGAGCAAGGAGGCTGGGGCCCTCCTCAGCAGGCTGCAGGAGCAGATGGCAGAGGATGGGCACTTTGAACCCTACAGATACGTAGTGATGTCAGTGGCCAATGTCGTCTGTGCCATGTGCTTTGGCAAACGCTATGACCATGATGACCAAGAGCTGCTTAGCTTAGTCAACCTGAGTAATGAATTCGGGGAGGCGGTTGCCTCTGGGAGCCCGGTGGACTTCTTCCCCATCCTCCGGTACCTGCCCAACCCCGGCCTGGATGCCTTCAAGGACCTGAATAAAAGGTTCTATGGCTTCATGCAGAAGCTGGTCAAGGAACACTACAAAACGTTTGAGAAG GGCCACATTCGGGATATCACAGACAGCCTGATCGAGCATTGTCAGGACAAGAGGCTGGATGAGAATGCCAATATCCAGCTGTCTGATGAGAAGATCGTTAATGTTGTCTTGGACATCTTTGGAGCTG GATTTGACACGGTCACAACTGCCATCTCCTGGAGCCTCCTGTACCTGGTGACGAGCCCCAATGTACAGAAGAAGATCCAGGAGGAGCTGG ACACAGTGATTGGCAGGACCCGGTGGCCCCGGCTCTCCGACAGACCCCAGCTGCCCTACATGGAGGCATTCATCCTGGAGGTCTTCCGACACGCTTCCTTCGTCCCCTTCACCATCCCTCATAG TACCACAAGAGACACAAGTCTGAGTGGCTTTTACATCCCCAAGGGACGTTGTGTCTTTGTGAACCAGTGGCAGATCAACCATGACCA GAAGCTATGGGGTGACCCATCCGAGTTCCGGCCAGAACGATTTCTCACTCTCGATGGCACCATCAACAAGGCACTGAGTGAGAAGGTGATTCTCTTCGGTATGGGCAAGCGGAAGTGCATCGGTGAGACCATTGCCCGACTGGAGGTCTTTCTCTTCCTGGCCATCCTGCTGCAGCAGGTGGAATTCAGTGTGCCCCAGGGCACGAAGGTGGATATGACCCCCACCTACGGGCTGACCATGAAGCACGCCCGCTGTGAGCACTTCCAAGTGCGGGTGCGCGCTTAG